The nucleotide sequence TTGAACCTGTACAATTTTGTGATCCAATTGAACAATCAGTTGAAACAGAAGGGCACCAAAATCCAACCTCCTGAAAAGATAAATTTGGACATGATTACCGAAGATCAATTTGACCATATCGAATTTCCGAAAAAATGGACCAATTTTCTCGATCTTAGGTCGGCCATAGAGTTGTTTACCCCCTATTACCAATTGTTTTTAACCTCCAACGACTTTATACGGGCATCCAATTCATTGCAATTAGACGAAACCATAGCCATTTACACTTCGCAGATCATAAACACCCCGGGGCATTTGGGCCTAGTGAACAACAAACACCCCATGGTACCCGCTACCACATACAGTGTAGCCTATAGATTGGTATTACATGGCCTAGCGGCCGAAACCCTGCACGAAGTCTTGGTAAAAATGAAACTCAATAAAAACCGTGACGGTATCGTAACCCCCATGGCCTAGACTTGACCTTTAACGGCAAGGGGTCCAAGGCAGCCTTTATACAAAACCTAATCTTCCAATAAGAACTCGCCCTTGGTTTCCGCGGCGTAAAGTCCCCAATCACGTATCCCGTGGAGAATGGGCACCAAACTTTGTCCGAATTCGGTCAAGGCATATACTACTTTTAACGGTGGCTTCTTCGAGAAGACCTTCCGCGTCACCAAACCATCGGCTTCCAACTGCTTTAACTGCAGACTTAGGGTACGTTCCGTAATTCCCTCTATTTCCTTTCGTAATTCATTATAGCGCTTCTTGTCGTCCGCCAAATGGATCAGTATAACACTCTTCCATTTTCCACCGATCAACTCCATTGCCGCACTGGTCGGACAGGAAGAAATCTTTCCGTTGATCTTAATCTTCGGTTTTTTTTCAAATAACTCTTTTCTATCCATATATCAATTTATTTAAAAACCTATCCCTAGATAGTACTACATATATAACAATGCAAATTTATGCAACTATACTTTAGTATACAACTATAATTTTGATAGTGAAAATTTTACACTGCAAACAACTGATTACAAGTATTTTAAAAAATATTTTACATACTATCAATCTTGACCGTTATTGCACAC is from Zobellia galactanivorans and encodes:
- a CDS encoding DUF6999 family protein; this encodes MIDENLDISKHDERDPNPWLALFLDESIPINQTTKLALMRDNASKSARYLLPIIHLWSKVTMFFIHIFKFFFPNLINSSKVLHRILAWGLKNFVSPDANLLVFRHFHIGTEILQFIAANTPEAEIVGNPLKPKDFEDVKDDLFLQHDLNLYNFVIQLNNQLKQKGTKIQPPEKINLDMITEDQFDHIEFPKKWTNFLDLRSAIELFTPYYQLFLTSNDFIRASNSLQLDETIAIYTSQIINTPGHLGLVNNKHPMVPATTYSVAYRLVLHGLAAETLHEVLVKMKLNKNRDGIVTPMA
- a CDS encoding winged helix-turn-helix transcriptional regulator gives rise to the protein MDRKELFEKKPKIKINGKISSCPTSAAMELIGGKWKSVILIHLADDKKRYNELRKEIEGITERTLSLQLKQLEADGLVTRKVFSKKPPLKVVYALTEFGQSLVPILHGIRDWGLYAAETKGEFLLED